The Novosphingobium terrae genome has a window encoding:
- a CDS encoding IS110 family RNA-guided transposase: MEISTIGLDLAKNVFQVHGVDKEGTVIVRKALRRAQMLPFFARLSPCLVGIEACGTSHHWARELQNLGHEVRLMPPCYVKPYVKRGKNDAADAEAICEAVTRPTMRFVAIKSREQQAALSLHRVRSLLTGQRTQLVNMMRCQLAEFGIAIPIGLGRALHLAQQIEDGEAAIDLPPQAAQVIGMLCELVLKLHARLHELDLRLEALRRSDDMARRLATIPGIGSIGATALAASVTDPHQFRSGRQFAAWLGLTPRQQSSGGKERLGRITKMGDKYLRQLLVIGATSLLRRAKEGPATVHPFLVGILARKSARVASVAMANKIARIAWAVMTRGQVYQSHHVPGLAA; encoded by the coding sequence ATGGAAATTAGCACGATCGGCCTCGATCTGGCCAAAAATGTCTTCCAGGTTCACGGTGTCGACAAAGAGGGCACCGTCATTGTGCGCAAGGCGTTGCGCCGAGCGCAAATGTTGCCCTTCTTTGCAAGGCTATCGCCCTGCCTTGTCGGCATCGAGGCTTGCGGGACATCGCATCATTGGGCGCGGGAACTGCAAAACCTTGGTCACGAGGTGCGACTGATGCCGCCATGCTACGTGAAGCCCTATGTAAAACGCGGCAAGAACGATGCTGCTGATGCCGAGGCCATCTGCGAGGCGGTGACACGTCCGACGATGCGGTTCGTGGCGATCAAGTCTCGTGAGCAGCAGGCGGCCCTGTCACTTCACCGGGTGCGCTCTCTTTTGACTGGTCAACGTACACAGTTGGTCAACATGATGCGCTGCCAGTTAGCAGAGTTTGGTATCGCCATTCCGATCGGACTTGGGCGGGCGCTGCATCTGGCGCAACAGATCGAAGATGGCGAGGCCGCGATTGATCTGCCACCACAAGCGGCGCAGGTGATCGGCATGCTGTGCGAGCTGGTGCTCAAGCTTCATGCCCGGCTTCATGAACTTGATTTGCGCCTGGAAGCTCTCCGGCGAAGCGATGACATGGCGCGTCGGTTGGCGACGATCCCGGGCATTGGTTCGATTGGCGCAACCGCGCTGGCAGCATCGGTTACCGACCCGCACCAGTTCAGGTCTGGCCGCCAGTTTGCCGCATGGCTTGGCCTGACACCGCGTCAGCAGTCGAGTGGCGGCAAGGAGCGCCTTGGCCGGATCACCAAGATGGGCGATAAATATCTACGGCAGCTGTTGGTCATCGGGGCGACCTCCCTGCTACGCCGCGCCAAGGAGGGCCCTGCAACGGTTCACCCGTTTCTCGTTGGGATACTGGCTAGAAAATCTGCCCGCGTGGCCAGCGTCGCCATGGCCAACAAGATAGCGCGGATCGCGTGGGCGGTCATGACACGCGGTCAGGTCTATCAATCACACCATGTGCCCGGATTGGCCGCATGA
- a CDS encoding UvrD-helicase domain-containing protein — MIGVAELLARAVSDEDIAAACTSLGLPALAFHGADGEDARLAVLRSNGSIDVAACPGSGKTTLLVAKLAILAKRWTLPASGVCVLSHTNVARLEIEKRLGADPAGRAILSYPHFIGTIHGFVNQFIALPWLRSQGIDVVAIDDDICLRRRLHKLTPPQRARVLQTKRREGLLWMAPALQALFEILTIGRVQSSVRPVDAVVSDCWP, encoded by the coding sequence GTGATCGGTGTAGCGGAGCTTCTGGCACGGGCTGTCAGCGACGAGGACATCGCCGCTGCCTGCACCAGTCTGGGTCTGCCAGCCCTGGCGTTTCACGGAGCTGATGGTGAGGATGCGCGCCTTGCCGTTTTGCGTTCGAACGGATCGATCGACGTCGCAGCTTGCCCCGGCAGTGGGAAGACGACGCTGCTCGTCGCGAAACTCGCGATATTGGCGAAGCGCTGGACCTTGCCCGCCTCAGGCGTCTGTGTGCTCTCTCACACCAATGTGGCTCGGCTGGAGATCGAGAAAAGGCTTGGTGCTGACCCCGCCGGCCGGGCGATCCTTTCCTATCCGCACTTTATCGGCACGATTCACGGGTTCGTGAATCAGTTTATCGCGCTTCCCTGGCTTAGATCGCAGGGGATCGACGTGGTCGCGATCGACGACGACATCTGCCTCCGAAGGCGGCTGCACAAGCTGACCCCGCCCCAACGTGCTCGGGTTTTGCAAACTAAGCGCCGGGAGGGTCTTCTGTGGATGGCTCCCGCGTTGCAAGCACTTTTTGAAATTCTGACGATCGGTCGGGTGCAGTCGTCTGTCCGGCCTGTTGATGCAGTCGTTTCGGACTGCTGGCCCTGA
- a CDS encoding UvrD-helicase domain-containing protein has protein sequence MSGSHPPHPLRIVDANHDVGDVAWGGGPLGKHTATYQAFVAACRATTAEGYFCHDDMMIWAAQALDRNPDLRNAVRQRFPVLFLDEVQDNDDVQSAILHRVFVEGERPVVRQRFGDMNQAIYGSASATDVNGTNGDVFPNAAISIPVANSHRFGPQIATLADGLALSPPGLIGLREHPDAEQGRQAAILLFGAQQATDVLPAFAHLLTTRFSPAERAAGVFAAVGAIHRDTNRPDTPNCVAHYWDGYDHELARIEGRPATLIGYLRRGVRDAAGTGDVHPITEKAADAVLRLATMLNPSVRHPNLANRFRQLGRLLEHDKATLRRFHLLCWKVATGELPKNAGVWQTWKKPITDIATALLASAAAESAGDFMAWEDEREAVGVMATQGNIYSYPSMEPAVRIKVGSIHSVKGETHLATLVFDTHYKGSHLTRIKDWLTGARSGLTANKPELRKSLKQHYVAVTRPSNLLCLAMRSDAFTAAELVLLQSRNWSIGDIANQQIVWRP, from the coding sequence GTGAGCGGGAGCCATCCACCTCATCCCCTTCGGATCGTCGATGCCAACCACGATGTTGGCGACGTCGCTTGGGGCGGTGGGCCGCTCGGAAAGCACACCGCGACCTATCAGGCGTTCGTTGCTGCTTGTCGGGCCACGACAGCGGAGGGATATTTCTGCCACGATGACATGATGATCTGGGCAGCACAGGCCCTCGATCGCAATCCTGATCTACGGAACGCAGTCCGTCAGCGATTCCCGGTGCTGTTTCTGGACGAGGTTCAGGACAATGATGACGTCCAGTCCGCGATCCTTCATCGTGTTTTTGTGGAGGGTGAACGGCCGGTCGTGCGTCAGCGCTTCGGCGACATGAACCAAGCGATTTATGGGAGCGCGTCCGCAACCGATGTGAATGGCACGAACGGCGACGTCTTTCCCAACGCGGCAATTTCTATCCCGGTGGCCAACAGCCATCGCTTCGGTCCCCAGATCGCAACGCTGGCGGACGGGCTTGCCCTGTCCCCTCCAGGCCTTATCGGTTTGCGTGAGCATCCTGATGCCGAACAGGGCAGACAAGCTGCGATCCTGCTCTTCGGCGCCCAACAGGCCACGGATGTGCTCCCGGCGTTCGCGCATCTTTTGACTACGCGGTTCAGTCCCGCAGAGCGTGCGGCCGGCGTTTTCGCGGCGGTCGGAGCGATCCATCGCGACACCAATCGACCGGATACGCCAAATTGCGTGGCCCACTATTGGGATGGTTACGATCATGAGCTGGCCCGCATCGAGGGGCGGCCTGCCACCCTGATCGGCTATCTCAGGCGCGGTGTCCGGGACGCGGCCGGAACGGGGGATGTTCATCCCATAACCGAGAAGGCCGCCGATGCTGTGCTGCGGCTGGCAACAATGCTCAACCCGTCCGTTCGACATCCGAATCTGGCCAACCGCTTCCGGCAGCTAGGCCGGCTTCTCGAGCACGATAAAGCGACACTCCGACGGTTTCATCTTTTGTGCTGGAAGGTTGCGACCGGCGAACTGCCTAAAAACGCTGGGGTGTGGCAGACTTGGAAGAAGCCGATCACGGATATTGCCACCGCTTTGCTGGCGAGCGCCGCAGCGGAAAGCGCGGGCGATTTTATGGCGTGGGAAGACGAGCGTGAAGCAGTTGGTGTCATGGCAACGCAGGGGAACATCTACTCTTACCCGAGCATGGAGCCTGCAGTTCGGATCAAGGTTGGCTCGATCCATTCCGTCAAAGGTGAGACTCATCTCGCAACGCTCGTCTTCGACACTCACTATAAGGGGTCGCACCTCACTCGGATCAAGGATTGGCTTACGGGCGCGAGATCCGGATTGACCGCCAACAAGCCCGAGCTGCGCAAAAGCCTGAAGCAGCACTATGTTGCGGTCACTCGTCCTTCCAACTTGCTTTGTCTGGCCATGCGGAGCGATGCCTTCACAGCCGCCGAACTCGTGCTGCTACAGTCGCGCAACTGGAGCATCGGCGACATCGCTAACCAGCAGATCGTTTGGCGGCCTTGA